The window CTGCACGCGCCCTTCCTCGACAACCAGGTCGTCCGCGCCTGCCGTGCCCTGCCGGAGGCCCTGCGCGTCCAGCCGGGCGCCCGGGCCGCCATCCTCCGCACGGTCCTGGAGGGCGCCGGGGTCACCGACCTCCCGCCCGGCTGGGGCGCCCCCTCCCACGCCTCGTCCGCCGCCGCCGCGCGCGTGGGCCTGCGCGTCGAGGCCGACCCGCTGCTGGACCTCTTCTCCACCCCGCTGCTGGCCGACGCCGGGCTGGTGGAAGCCCGAGTCGTCCGCAAGGCGCTGCGCGCGGCGGCGGCGGGCGAACCTCTGCCCCTGGACGGCCTTGCCGACCTGGTCTCCCTCGAACTCTGGCTGCGCCGCCTCCTGTCCCGCCGCGGCACCTGCTGGACCGGCACCCCGGCCCGCGCCCGCGCGGTGCCCTCCGGGATCCAGCCGCGCAGAGGAGCGCTGGCGTCGGGGGCGTGAGTCGTCCGGCCCGCCCGGCCTTCACCCCCGTGGGGCCCGCGGATCCGCCGCGGCCGCCCGTCCGGATCGCGCACCCCGGGAACGCGGTCACCGCACCCCGCACTGGCCCCGCCGGCGAATCCCCCGTGCCCCGCCCCGGACCGCACCGCCACAATGACCGGGTGCGGTACAGAATCCTCGGCCCGACCCAGGCGACCGACGACCAGGGCACCCCCCTGCCCGTCGGCGGCCGACGCCTCCGCACGCTCCTCGCGGCCCTCGCCCTCCGCGCCGGCCGCACCACCACCCCCGAAACCCTCATCGACGAGATCTGGGCGGACGACCCGCCCCAGGACGCCCCCGCCGCCCTCCAGGCCCTGGTCGGCCGCCTCCGACGCACCCTCGGCCGGCGGGCGATCGCCTCCACCCCCGGCGGCTACCGGCTGGAGGCGACCGCGGAGGACGTGGACCTGCACGTCTTCGAACGGCTCGCCCACACCGGCACCAAGGCCCTCGCCGACGGCGACCCCGCCACCGCGCACCGCACCCTCACCCGTGCCCTCGCGCTCTGGCACGGCCCCGCCCTCGCCGACCTCCCCGACCGCACCACCGCCACCCGCCCGGAGGCCCTGCGCCTGGAGGCGACCCGCGCCCGCGCCGCCGCTGCCCTCGACCTCGGCCGCGCCCAGGACGCCGTACCGGAACTGCGGGAACTGACCACGGCGCACCCGTACGACGAACCGCTGCACGCCCTCCTCATCCGGGCCCTGCGCGACACGGGCCGCCCGGCCGACGCCCTCACGGCCTACGAGTCCGCCCGCCGCACCCTCGCCGACGCCCTCGGCACCGATCCCGGCCCCGAACTCAAAGCGCTGCACGCCTCGCTGCTGGACCAGCCGGATCCGCGAGCGGACCACCGCCCGCCGAAGCCGGCCGCGGCGCCCGCGCCCGCCCAGCCCCCGGAGCGCACCGGCAACCTCCGCCCCCGTCTGACCTCCTTCGTCGGCCGGGAACCTGAACTGACGGCCATTCGTTCCGACTTGCACAGGGCCCGCCTGGTCACGCTCACCGGACCGGGCGGCTCGGGAAAGACCCGCCTCGCCGAGGAGGCCGCCGCGGGGCTCTCCCAGGCATGGCTGGTCGAGCTGGCTCCGCTCGACCACCCCGAGGCGGTGCCCGGCGCGGTGGTCAGCGCCCTCGGTCTGCGCGAGACCGTGCTGCTCGCCAACGACCTGGCGACCGGACCGGCCGACCCCACGGCCCAGCTGATCGAGTACTGCGCCCCGCGCAGCCGACTCCTGATCCTCGACAACTGCGAGCACGTCATCGGCGCGGCCGCCGCCCTCGCAGAGACCCTCCTCACCCACTGCCCGGGGCTCACGATCCTCGCCACCAGCCGCGAACCCCTGGGGGTCCCCGGCGAGTCGGTGCGCCCGGTCGAACCCCTCGTCCCGGAGCAGGCACACCGCCTGTTCACCGAGCGCGCGCAGGCCGTCCGTCCCGACGCCGACGCGGTGCTCGCCGACACCGACGCCGTGGGAGAGATCTGCCGCCGTCTCGACGGGCTGCCGCTCGCCATCGAGCTGGCCGCCGCCCGGCTCAGGCTGCTGACCCCGCGGCAGATCGCCGACCGGCTCGACGACCGCTTCCGCCTGCTCACCACCGGAAGCCGCACGGTCCTGCCCCGCCAGCAGACCCTGCGCGCCGTCGTCGACTGGTCCTGGGAGCTGCTGGACGAGCGGGAGCGCACGGTGCTGCGCGAGGTCTCGGTGTTCGCCGGCGGCTGGGACCTCGCCGCCGCCGAGGCGGTGTGCACCGGCCCGGCGCCGGACCTGATCGGCGCGCTCGTGGACAAGTCCCTGGTCGTGGCCGCCCCGCACGGCCCGGCCGACGACGGCCCGGCGACCGGTATGCGCTACCGCATGCTGGAGACCATCCACGAGTACGCCACCGAGCGCGCGGCCGAGGTCCCCGGTCTGCGGGCCGCGGCCGAGCGCCGGCATCGCGCGTGGGTGCGGGCGCTGGTGCGGGAGGCCGAGCCCCTGCTGCGGTCCGCCGAGCAGCTGCCGTGGATCTCCCGCCTGGAGACCGAACTCGACAACATCCGGGCGGCCCTGGACCGCGCCGCGCGGGCCGGCGACGAGGCGGAGGCCGGCGCGATCGCCCTGTCCATGGGCTGGTTCTGGTGGCTGCGCAACTACCGTCAGGAGGCCGTCGCCCGGGTCCGGGGCGTGCTCCGCCTCGGGGTGGCCCTGGACGGCGCGCCCGCGGCGGCGTCCGGGAGCGAGCTGACGGCACGGGCGGAGTCCGCCGACCCGGTCGGCGCCTTCCTCGCCGCCCCCGAGGGCGAGTCCGGGCATCCCCTGCGGGAGCTGCGCATGGACCTGCGCATGCTCGACCTGTTCCTGACGTCGGAGTCGAGCGCGGAGAACCTCGCGACCGACGAGCGGGCCGCGGAGTACATCGCGCGCGTACGGGCCGCCTACGAGCACGGCGGTCCGCAGGCCGCCCGGCTTCCGGGCATCGTCTGGCCGCTGACCTCCTACTACCTGGGCGGTCCGGCGGACGTGGGTCCCGACATGACCGCCTCCGTGGCCAACTGCCGCAGGCACGGCGGCGACTGGGAGATCGGGGTCGCTCTCATGTACCGCGCCCACGTGGCCGTCGATTCCCCGGGCAACCTGCGCGGCGTCGACGAGGACCTGGCCGAGCTGCGGGTCCTCAGCCGGCGCGTCGGGGACCGCTGGATGCGGGCCCAGGTGTGCAGCGCGGCGGGCGAGGCGGCCATGGCGCGCGGCCGGTTCGACGAGGCCGGCACCGAGTACGAGGAGGCGCTGCGGCTCGCCTACGAGGTGGGCGCGTATGCCGAGTCGCCGTTCCTGATGGCGCGGCTCGCCGAGATCGCCTACCGCTCCGGCGACCGGGACACCGCGCTGGCCACCCTGGAGGAGGCCGGTGCGGCGGCCGACCGGTACGCGGTGCCGGAGTCCCGCGCCTTCGCGCTGCTGATGCGCGCCCACATCGCCTTGCACGACGGCCTGCCGGGCCAGGCCCGCGAACTGTACGAGGCGACCCTCGCAGTGACCTGCGGAGGCACTCCGCCACCGCAGTTCGTGGCCGCCCTGCGGACCGTCGACGCGCTCGTCACGGCCGCCGAGTCGGGCCCGGAACACGGACTGCCGGTCGTCGCCGACGCGCTGCGCGAGGCCGTGGCCCAGCGCTGCGCCGAGTCGATCACCGCGGGCCTGGTGGACATCGGTGCCGGTCTGCTGGCCCGGCTCGGTGATCTACCGGGCGCGCTCCGGCTGTTCGCGGCCGCCGACCACTGGCGCGACGGCCGTCCGCGTCCCGAGCCCGAGCGCGGGGAGGCCGCCCGGGTGCACGCCGGTGCGCGCGCGGCCCTGACCGCCGGGCGTTTCGCCGCCGAGTGCGCCCGCGGCGCGACCATGGACGTCACGGACGTGCTGCGCGAGCTGGACGGGAAGGCGACCGCGGTCGCCCCGGACCAGGGGTGACGGCTACCCGCAGGTGAACCGGGACTCCGCCCAGTCCGCCAGCGCGGCCTTGTCGAAGACGTCGCGGTGCGGCTCCACGACGAGCCGGACGGTGCTGCGCCCGGTCAGGTCCACATGGACCGGGACGGCCCGGTCGCGGCCCCCGACCGTGCCCGACCGCCACAGCCGGACCCCGTCGGCGTACACCGAGAAGGACACCTTGCCGAGACCGAGCGTCATGTCGTCCACACCGGCCAGCGCGTCGTAGGCGGTGCACCGGCGGTTGAGGGCGACGGTGACGGAGGACCGGCCGTGGACGGTCGCTCCGCGCGCGTACCGCTCGCCGCCGATCCGCATGCCGTGGCGCTGCCACACCCAGCTGCTCCCGCGCAGCACGATCTCCGGCCGGCTGCCGTCCCCGAGGACGTCGTAGCGCAGATCGCTCAATTCGTAGACGACGGGCGCCGGCGGGGGAGCGGGTGTCGGGGGCGGCGTGGGGGTCGGGCTCGGCGTGGGTGTCGCGGGCGGTGCCGGCGTCGGCGTCCGCGGGGGAGCAGGCCGCGGCGCCGGCTTGTGCGCCCTCGCGTGGGTGGGCGTCGGGGTCGGTGTCGGCGCGGGGACGAGCACCGCCGGCACCGGTGCCGGATTCCTCCTCGGGGGCTTCGGCGCGTGGGTGGGCGTGGGCGCCGGCGCCCCGGACCCGATCACGGGCGGGGGCGGCGACGGCTCGGCCACCTCCTTCGCCGGACGGCCGTCGTTCACCAGGGCCAGCGCCACCGCCGCGGCGGCCACCGCGACCACACCCGCCGCGATGCCCGCCTTCACCGGCGCACCGAGGCCCTCGGAAGCCACCGCCCCGGCGCCCGCGCCGCCCGCTCCACCGGACGACCCGGCGGCCGCCGCGGCTCCGACGCCCGCGCCGCCGGCCACGATCCCCAGGGCCTTGGCGTACCCGGCGGCACCGAACCAGCCGATGACCGCGACCGGGACGACACCGGGGATACCGCTCGCGACCTCCTCGATCTGCGCGGCCGCCAGCCGGCACCGGGCACACTCCTCCAGGTGCTTGCGCAGGCCCCGCTCGGCGCGGATGCGCAGCTTCCGGCGGGCGTACGTGCCGAGCTGGTCGGCGTAGCGGGCGCACTCCTCGTCGTCGGTGAGGGTGGTGCTGACGTGGGCCTGGAGATAGGCCTGCCTCAGGCCCTCCCGGGCACGGCTGGCCAGCACCCGGGTGCCGTTGGCGTCGAGCCCGAACAGGACGGCCACCTCGCTCGGCGACTCGTCCTCGACCTCCGTGTGCCACAGCACGGCCTGCCAGCGCTCGGGCAGCGAGCGGAAGGCCCGCATCGCCAGGGACTGCTCGGCGTCGTGCATCGCGCGGACGTCGGCGCCGAGGGAACCGAGGGACGCCGTGCCGTCCGGCAGCTCGGGGACCTGGGCGGCCTGCTGGGCGAAGAGGGCGAAGTCGTCGACGAGTTGCTCGCGCCGTGCGGACCTGGTCCAGTGCGCGGCGACCCGTCGTACGCAGGTCAGCAGATAGGCGCGGACGGCGTGTTCGGGTCCCGACCCGGCCCGCACGGCCTGCAGCATCCGGGCGAACACCTCGGCCGTGAGGTCGTCGGCGGTGTGCCCGTCCCGGCAGCAGGTCCGCGCGTACCGGCGCACGGCGTCCGCGTGCCGGCGGTACAGCTCCTCGTACGCCGAGTCGTCACCGCCGCGCATCCGCGCGATCAGCTCACCGTCGGCGGGCGGTGCCTCCCGGGGCGGCGGCAGGACGCTCTCCCCACGCTGGGCCGGAACGCTCTCGTCGGCCGGCACGCTCCTGTCGTCCGGCACGCCGGAGGTCGCGGCACGGCCGCCCTGACTCGGCACCTGGGGGGAGGTCAGCCCGGCCGTCTCCGCGTCACCGTCACCGCGGGACCCGTCCCACCCGTCAACGCTCATCGCGGAAAGCCCCCGACACCGGCCCAGCCCATCCCGTCACCGGCTCAGAGTGACACACGGCCCCCCACCGGAGGGCCGTCGTCACACCCCATCCACTCGTCCGAGCGGACTTGTCAGCAGCTCCTGGAGAACCCCACTCGAACGAGCTACCGATCCCCGCGAAACCCGTTCCGCCACCCGCGCCGACCGCGAAGGCTGCGGACGGCGAGGACGGCGGACGGGATTCCCGGCGCCGCTGCGAACGGCGCGTGCGACTCGGGGCGTGCGGCCAGGACCTGCGCCCCGAGCGCGTGCCCGGCGGCTGTCACGCCGGCCGGGACCGCAGTCCCTCCAGCAGGATGTCCAGCAGTCGCGCGGACGCCGCCGCCTGCTGCGCCGCGTCCGGCAGGGAGGGTGCCGCCGTGGCGATCACGAGCAGCACGTCGGACACGGACACGTCGGTCCGCAGTTCACCCGCCGCCCGCGCCCGCTCCACCAACTGCCCGACGACCTCGAGCAGCGCTCCGACCCCGGTGTCGTCGGCGGCCACCGCGGCCTCGTCGGTCACCAGCCGCAGTTCACCGCCCCCGGGCTGGATCCGCTGCTGCGGCACCCGCGCCGCGTCGACGGAGCCCGCCGTACCACCTGCCGACTCCGGCAGACCGGAGTCGGCCGGACCGGTGGAGCCGACGCGCAGCACCTGCGGCGGCAGCAGCCGCCCCGCCCCCGACGCCACCGACGTCCGCAGGAACCGGGACAGCGCCGACCACGGCTCGTCCTCCTGCCCGAGCGCGGTCCGCGCCTGCTCGGTCAGGCGTGCCGTCTCCTCCTCGGCTATCCGCCGGACCAGCACGTCCTTGCTCGGG of the Streptomyces sp. 1222.5 genome contains:
- a CDS encoding BTAD domain-containing putative transcriptional regulator yields the protein MRYRILGPTQATDDQGTPLPVGGRRLRTLLAALALRAGRTTTPETLIDEIWADDPPQDAPAALQALVGRLRRTLGRRAIASTPGGYRLEATAEDVDLHVFERLAHTGTKALADGDPATAHRTLTRALALWHGPALADLPDRTTATRPEALRLEATRARAAAALDLGRAQDAVPELRELTTAHPYDEPLHALLIRALRDTGRPADALTAYESARRTLADALGTDPGPELKALHASLLDQPDPRADHRPPKPAAAPAPAQPPERTGNLRPRLTSFVGREPELTAIRSDLHRARLVTLTGPGGSGKTRLAEEAAAGLSQAWLVELAPLDHPEAVPGAVVSALGLRETVLLANDLATGPADPTAQLIEYCAPRSRLLILDNCEHVIGAAAALAETLLTHCPGLTILATSREPLGVPGESVRPVEPLVPEQAHRLFTERAQAVRPDADAVLADTDAVGEICRRLDGLPLAIELAAARLRLLTPRQIADRLDDRFRLLTTGSRTVLPRQQTLRAVVDWSWELLDERERTVLREVSVFAGGWDLAAAEAVCTGPAPDLIGALVDKSLVVAAPHGPADDGPATGMRYRMLETIHEYATERAAEVPGLRAAAERRHRAWVRALVREAEPLLRSAEQLPWISRLETELDNIRAALDRAARAGDEAEAGAIALSMGWFWWLRNYRQEAVARVRGVLRLGVALDGAPAAASGSELTARAESADPVGAFLAAPEGESGHPLRELRMDLRMLDLFLTSESSAENLATDERAAEYIARVRAAYEHGGPQAARLPGIVWPLTSYYLGGPADVGPDMTASVANCRRHGGDWEIGVALMYRAHVAVDSPGNLRGVDEDLAELRVLSRRVGDRWMRAQVCSAAGEAAMARGRFDEAGTEYEEALRLAYEVGAYAESPFLMARLAEIAYRSGDRDTALATLEEAGAAADRYAVPESRAFALLMRAHIALHDGLPGQARELYEATLAVTCGGTPPPQFVAALRTVDALVTAAESGPEHGLPVVADALREAVAQRCAESITAGLVDIGAGLLARLGDLPGALRLFAAADHWRDGRPRPEPERGEAARVHAGARAALTAGRFAAECARGATMDVTDVLRELDGKATAVAPDQG
- a CDS encoding sigma-70 family RNA polymerase sigma factor: MSVDGWDGSRGDGDAETAGLTSPQVPSQGGRAATSGVPDDRSVPADESVPAQRGESVLPPPREAPPADGELIARMRGGDDSAYEELYRRHADAVRRYARTCCRDGHTADDLTAEVFARMLQAVRAGSGPEHAVRAYLLTCVRRVAAHWTRSARREQLVDDFALFAQQAAQVPELPDGTASLGSLGADVRAMHDAEQSLAMRAFRSLPERWQAVLWHTEVEDESPSEVAVLFGLDANGTRVLASRAREGLRQAYLQAHVSTTLTDDEECARYADQLGTYARRKLRIRAERGLRKHLEECARCRLAAAQIEEVASGIPGVVPVAVIGWFGAAGYAKALGIVAGGAGVGAAAAAGSSGGAGGAGAGAVASEGLGAPVKAGIAAGVVAVAAAAVALALVNDGRPAKEVAEPSPPPPVIGSGAPAPTPTHAPKPPRRNPAPVPAVLVPAPTPTPTPTHARAHKPAPRPAPPRTPTPAPPATPTPSPTPTPPPTPAPPPAPVVYELSDLRYDVLGDGSRPEIVLRGSSWVWQRHGMRIGGERYARGATVHGRSSVTVALNRRCTAYDALAGVDDMTLGLGKVSFSVYADGVRLWRSGTVGGRDRAVPVHVDLTGRSTVRLVVEPHRDVFDKAALADWAESRFTCG
- a CDS encoding TetR/AcrR family transcriptional regulator, with protein sequence MHVQDTHWSSATAVAPHGGAMSAAGNGRADGSRTAPLRVDAQRNLEHVLRAAREVFGELGYGAPMEDVARRARVGVGTVYRRFPSKDVLVRRIAEEETARLTEQARTALGQEDEPWSALSRFLRTSVASGAGRLLPPQVLRVGSTGPADSGLPESAGGTAGSVDAARVPQQRIQPGGGELRLVTDEAAVAADDTGVGALLEVVGQLVERARAAGELRTDVSVSDVLLVIATAAPSLPDAAQQAAASARLLDILLEGLRSRPA